DNA from Serinibacter salmoneus:
TCGGCGAGGTCCACCGCCCGGGCGTGATCCCCGGCCATACGTGCCGCGGTCGCACGCGTGACGACACCGAGGACCGATCGCGCATCACCACGATCGGCCTGCACGAGGGTGGCGACCAGGTCGCTGCCGTCCAGGCCTTGGATCGCGCGCAGGCGGTGCCGGTTCTGCGTGATCGCGTCCGAGGTCTCATACCCCGCGTCGCCGAGGGTGGCGGCGGAGTCGAGGGTGGCGTTCGTGAGGTCCGCGTCGGCCAGTTCGAGGTGGATCTCCGCGAGTCGGGTCCTGGCGATCACGGTCATCCTGCGATCGCAGGGGTCCTCGGAGACGGGAATCCTCTGATGGGCCTGGAGTGCTTCGGGTAGACGACCGGTCACGAGCAGCGCCCGCATCACGGAGATGGTGAGGCTCTGGTACTCGGTACGACTGGCGTCGCCGTGGTCGGGGCCGAGCGACTCGATGGCCCGGATGGCCGCGCGCGTGAGGTCGAGTCCCTCGCTCATGTCCCGTTCCCACAGGTGTGTGACGGCGAGATTGGTCTGCGCCTCGATCCGTTCCCGCGGTCCGCCCCGAGCCGCCACCTCGGCGTAGAGCTCCTCGGCCTGCACCGATCGGTCGGTCGCCTCGAGCAGTTGCGCCGTCTGCATCGCGAAGTATCCCCACAGCTCACGGCGGCCGTGGGTCATCGCCGTGGAACACGCGAGGTAGGCATCCAGCCGCCGGGAACTCCATCGCAGGTAGTGCAGCATCGACAGCGCCAGCCGAGAGACCGCATCCGGGGCGTTCACGTCGGCCGCGGCCTGCAGCGTCGTGATGGCCACGGGGACCTGGGCATCGAGCCAGTCCTGGCTCGCCCGCCGCCCGCGTGGGACCGCGTCCTCGGCCGGGTCGGGTGCGGGGACCCAGGAATCGATGGTGGGGTTCACGGTGACCCGGACGCGGGCGCGTTCGGTGGCGGTGGCGAACCGCTGGGTGAGGACGGTCGCCAGGGTCTCGATCTCACGTCGGCGTCGGGAGGAGGGAATGTCGTCGGCGGCTCGGTCGGCGACGGTGGCGCGCACGATGTCATGGAGTTCGAGGACGTCGTCGGGACGCGGGGTGAGGAGGTTCTCACGCACCAGGACGGCCACCGACCGGTCGACCTCCAGCGCTCCGATCGTGTCGGTCAGGGCGATGTGCAGTTCCGCGGGGGTGAGCGGACCGGGATGGAGCGCGAGGAAGCTGAGGACGCTGCGCGCTGGAGGTCCCAAGGCGTCGTAGACGTCCTCGAGGGCAGGGACGAGCCCGGCCTCGGTGGCCTCGAGGCGGCGCAGGTGGTCGCTGAGGTACCAGGTGGGGCGTGCCGCGATCTGACCGGCGAGCACCGTGATCGCGAGCGGGAGGCGACCGCAGGCCTCGGCCAGCAGGGCCAGGTCCGCGCGGGCACGGGCGGGGTCGGTGGGGGCGTAGTTCCCGTCCGTGAGCGTGGCGAGCATGTCGCAGGCATCCTGGAGGATCATCGGGCCGAGCTCCAGCAGAGCGAATCCGTGAGGTGGCTCGATCCGCCGGCGGGAGGTCGTGATCACTGTGGCGCCCGGGGGGAGCCCGGAGACGAATGCGGTGATGTTCTCGGGGCTGGTCACATCCTCCACGATCAGGACGAGGTCGGTGGCCTCGGCGCGCAGCCCGGGGCCCGGGCGCGTGGCGATCACGCGCGTGAGCTCGGTGAGCACCGCACTCGGGGAGGCCGCGGTGATGCAGGCATCACCGGAGGCCGTGCGCAGCCCGATCGAGAGGACCCGCGCGCGGGGGCGGGCCAGCGCCGCGTCGGCTGCGACCGCGCGGGCCAGGGCCGACTTGCCGACCCCGGGCATCCCGGTGATGAGGAGATGCCGCGGCCCACCTTCCTCGGGCATCAACAGGTCGCGCGCGCTGTCACGCTCCCGGCGGCGTCCGATGACCGTGAGGGACTCGGGGTTCAGCGCCGTGAACTCCGGCCGCGCCGTGGCGGTGGCCAGGCCGCCGAGCACCGCACGGTGCAACTCCCGCAGGTCTCGCTCACGCTCCGGGAATCCCAGCACGATGGCGATGTCGGCGACGAGGTCGGGGTCGATCCGTCGTCTGCCGTCGCGGAAGGCGTCGTAGACGGTCACCTTGCCCGGTCGGCGGATGAAGCGCGCACCGGGACGCGCCGAGCGCAGCCGCGCGATGCGCGCGGCGATCTCCCCGAACGACGGGTCCCCCGCCTCAGCGCGCATGGTGCGCAGCGCGAGGGCGATGTCGTCCAGGCTCTGCGGCGGCGTCGCCATGACCATGGTGCCAGCGTAGGCCGCGCGCGCCGCGCGGGAACGTGACCCGCTCGCGGGTCAGCCCGTCACGGCACGACGAGGGCCCTCATCACCGCGGGCGGGGAGGTGGGATCGAGGTGATGAGCGACCCATCCGCGCAGCAGGGGGCTCGCGGCGTCCTCGTCCAGCACGGCGCGCAGCAACTCGTGTGCGCAAGGATCGCCCTCGAGTGCCGCGCACAGGCCGAGCACGGCGTCGCCGTAGGCGGCCACGAGGTGCACACCGTGCTCACGGGCGTCCCTGGTGGCCTGCTGCGCCACCGCGCGGGCGCCGGCCGGGTCGCCGCCCTCGGCGAGCACCAGGGCGAACGCCAGCGCGTTGGCACTCACCCGGAACGGGTTCATGTTCTCGGGTGGATCCGCGGCCAACGCCCGGCGGGCGAGGTCCACCGCCGCGCCGGAGCGTGCCGCGATCCGATCGGTGGTCGCCTGCGCGACCTGCGCCATCACCCCGAGTGACTCGTTCGCCGCGCCCTGCCCGAATGCCTCCAGCTCACGCGAGCTGTCCTGACCCTGCAACGCACGCAGGCGGTGCCGCAGCGTCGCGGCGCTCTCGGCCGGGAAGGCCCCGCCGTCCCCCATGGCCTGTGCGGCGTCGAGCGCAGCCAGAGCGAGCTCGGTCTCGGCCAACTCGACGTGCGCCTCGGCGAGCGCGATGGTGGACACCACCCCGTGGTAGCCGCCGGGCGCGTCGATGGACCCGAACACCTCCTCGTGCACCGCGAGCGCCGCACGTGGATCCCCCGACAGCACCAGGGCGCGCATGAGGTGGCTGGCGATCGACTGCCTGATCACCGTCAGGCCCGCCGTCTGCGCCTCGGCCAGTGCGGTCCGCGCGAACTCGATGCCGGTGGGCAGGTGGCGCTTCCACATCTCGTTGAGGGCGCGCTGGGCCGTGGCCTCGATCCGCATCGCGAGGTCACCCTCCGCGGCCACGGTGGCCAGCATCGCGTCCGCCTCGTCCAGCAGGTTCAGGGCTGCGGCGATCCCGCTGGTCTCGAGGGTGAAGTACATCCGCGACTGCGGCGCGCCATGGTGCATGGCGGTGCGCGCGATGCGGTAGGCGTCCACGGGTTCACGCCGCCACAGCAGGTACCGCATCCCGCTCGCCGCCAGCGCCGTGACCTCCTGTTCCAGGCCCTCGTCGGCGGCGACCTGTGCGGTGGTGACCGCCAG
Protein-coding regions in this window:
- a CDS encoding AAA family ATPase, with product MVMATPPQSLDDIALALRTMRAEAGDPSFGEIAARIARLRSARPGARFIRRPGKVTVYDAFRDGRRRIDPDLVADIAIVLGFPERERDLRELHRAVLGGLATATARPEFTALNPESLTVIGRRRERDSARDLLMPEEGGPRHLLITGMPGVGKSALARAVAADAALARPRARVLSIGLRTASGDACITAASPSAVLTELTRVIATRPGPGLRAEATDLVLIVEDVTSPENITAFVSGLPPGATVITTSRRRIEPPHGFALLELGPMILQDACDMLATLTDGNYAPTDPARARADLALLAEACGRLPLAITVLAGQIAARPTWYLSDHLRRLEATEAGLVPALEDVYDALGPPARSVLSFLALHPGPLTPAELHIALTDTIGALEVDRSVAVLVRENLLTPRPDDVLELHDIVRATVADRAADDIPSSRRRREIETLATVLTQRFATATERARVRVTVNPTIDSWVPAPDPAEDAVPRGRRASQDWLDAQVPVAITTLQAAADVNAPDAVSRLALSMLHYLRWSSRRLDAYLACSTAMTHGRRELWGYFAMQTAQLLEATDRSVQAEELYAEVAARGGPRERIEAQTNLAVTHLWERDMSEGLDLTRAAIRAIESLGPDHGDASRTEYQSLTISVMRALLVTGRLPEALQAHQRIPVSEDPCDRRMTVIARTRLAEIHLELADADLTNATLDSAATLGDAGYETSDAITQNRHRLRAIQGLDGSDLVATLVQADRGDARSVLGVVTRATAARMAGDHARAVDLAERALGARTATPIGIWRWSAAQLNCALVSRRRAR